A single window of Neisseria sp. KEM232 DNA harbors:
- a CDS encoding zinc ribbon domain-containing protein YjdM — MTLPACPQCGSEYTYEDGANLVCPECAHEWDPQETAAAEADAEVKDANGAVLQNGDMVVLVKDLKVKGSSMVIKQGTKVKNIRLQEGDHNIGCKIDGSAMNLKSEFVKKA, encoded by the coding sequence ATGACTCTGCCCGCCTGTCCGCAATGCGGTTCCGAATACACTTATGAAGACGGCGCCAATCTGGTCTGTCCCGAATGCGCCCACGAATGGGATCCGCAGGAAACAGCCGCCGCCGAGGCCGATGCCGAAGTTAAAGATGCCAACGGCGCGGTGTTGCAAAACGGGGATATGGTGGTATTGGTGAAGGATTTGAAAGTCAAAGGCAGTTCGATGGTGATTAAGCAGGGCACCAAGGTGAAAAACATCCGTTTGCAGGAGGGAGATCACAATATCGGCTGCAAAATCGACGGCAGCGCGATGAATTTGAAATCGGAGTTTGTGAAGAAAGCCTGA
- a CDS encoding tyrosine-type recombinase/integrase, whose protein sequence is MTPEEFLSHRAAYLDALRQQRKSPHTIAAYRRDLDKLADIMPRHGNTVGRADFAAALKKLSQQGLGERSMARQLSAWRQFAEYLVRLGLLDANPAGRLKAPKAPQLLPKAVDAEPLNALLDRAADAGHACAARDLALFELLYGSGLRVAEAHGLDLADVLLEEGWVAVRGKGGKHRQVPLTGKSAAALAAYLPQRAAAVGETALFTNRHGRRLGIRQMQNRLRDWAAVGGSPQHISPHMLRHSYASHLLQSAGDIRAVQELLGHSSLSATQIYTKLDFDHMAKVYDAAHPRAKRKK, encoded by the coding sequence ATGACTCCCGAAGAATTCCTGTCGCACCGCGCCGCCTATCTCGACGCCCTGCGCCAACAGCGCAAATCGCCGCACACCATCGCCGCCTACCGCCGCGACCTCGACAAACTGGCCGACATCATGCCGCGCCACGGAAACACCGTCGGCCGCGCCGACTTTGCCGCCGCGCTGAAAAAACTGTCGCAGCAGGGCTTGGGCGAGCGCAGCATGGCGCGCCAACTGTCGGCCTGGCGGCAGTTTGCCGAATATCTCGTGCGCCTCGGCCTGCTCGATGCCAACCCCGCAGGCCGTCTGAAAGCACCCAAAGCGCCGCAGCTGCTGCCCAAAGCGGTCGACGCCGAACCGCTCAACGCCCTGCTCGACCGCGCCGCCGACGCCGGCCATGCCTGCGCCGCCCGCGATTTGGCCTTGTTCGAGCTGCTCTACGGCAGCGGCCTGCGCGTGGCCGAAGCGCATGGTTTGGACTTGGCCGACGTGCTGTTGGAAGAAGGCTGGGTGGCCGTGCGCGGCAAAGGCGGCAAACACCGCCAGGTGCCGCTCACCGGCAAAAGCGCCGCCGCCCTCGCCGCCTACCTGCCGCAGCGCGCCGCCGCCGTAGGCGAAACCGCCCTCTTCACCAACCGCCACGGCCGCCGTCTGGGCATCCGCCAAATGCAAAACCGCCTGCGCGACTGGGCGGCAGTAGGCGGCAGCCCGCAGCACATCAGCCCGCACATGCTGCGCCACAGCTACGCCAGCCATCTGTTGCAGTCGGCCGGCGACATCCGCGCCGTGCAGGAGCTGCTCGGCCACAGCAGCCTGTCGGCAACACAGATTTACACCAAGCTTGATTTCGACCATATGGCCAAGGTATACGACGCGGCGCACCCGAGGGCGAAGCGGAAAAAATAA
- a CDS encoding nitroreductase family protein, which yields MSYQALQQAAEARRSVYALNKNLPLPAGEVAAIVEHAVRHMPSSFNSQSTRVVVLFGAEHEKLWQFAEDALRAVVPAESFEPTAQKLAMFKAAAGSVLFFEDQDVVKGLQEKFPLYADNFPVWAEHADAMHQYAVWTTLAAAGIGANLQHYNPLIDAAVAREWNIPASWTLRAQLVFGGIAAPAGDKTFAPLDGRFKVFGA from the coding sequence ATGTCTTACCAAGCCCTGCAACAGGCGGCCGAAGCGCGCCGCTCGGTGTACGCGCTGAACAAAAACCTGCCGCTGCCTGCGGGCGAAGTGGCGGCGATCGTCGAGCATGCGGTGCGCCACATGCCTTCGTCTTTCAATTCGCAGTCCACCCGCGTGGTGGTGCTGTTCGGCGCCGAGCATGAAAAGCTGTGGCAGTTTGCCGAAGACGCGCTGCGCGCCGTCGTGCCCGCCGAGTCTTTCGAGCCGACGGCGCAGAAGCTGGCGATGTTCAAAGCCGCTGCCGGTTCGGTACTGTTTTTTGAAGACCAGGACGTGGTAAAAGGCTTGCAGGAAAAATTCCCGCTTTATGCCGACAATTTCCCCGTGTGGGCGGAACACGCCGACGCCATGCACCAATACGCGGTGTGGACGACGCTGGCCGCCGCCGGCATCGGCGCCAACCTGCAACACTACAACCCGCTGATTGATGCTGCCGTCGCCCGCGAATGGAACATCCCCGCTTCGTGGACGCTGCGCGCGCAGCTGGTGTTCGGCGGCATCGCTGCGCCGGCGGGCGACAAAACTTTTGCGCCGCTGGATGGGCGCTTTAAGGTGTTTGGCGCGTAA
- a CDS encoding DoxX family protein has translation MNALNRFAPAVLSLLRIASAYMFILHGTAKFFSFPVSMGGGAPSGIYLVAAILEVGGGLLLLLGLLTRPVAFILSGQMAVAYFMAHAAESPLFPIANGGESAALFSFLFLYFAAAGGGAWSLDNLLCKSRSQ, from the coding sequence ATGAATGCTTTAAACCGTTTCGCTCCCGCCGTGCTGTCGCTGCTGCGCATTGCTTCGGCCTATATGTTTATCCTGCACGGCACCGCCAAGTTTTTCTCTTTCCCCGTATCGATGGGCGGCGGCGCGCCGTCGGGCATTTATCTGGTAGCGGCAATTTTGGAAGTGGGCGGCGGCCTGCTGCTGCTTTTGGGCTTGCTGACCCGTCCGGTGGCCTTTATTCTCTCTGGCCAGATGGCGGTGGCCTATTTTATGGCGCACGCCGCTGAAAGCCCGCTGTTCCCGATTGCCAACGGCGGCGAGTCGGCCGCGCTGTTCAGCTTCCTGTTTCTCTATTTTGCCGCAGCGGGCGGCGGTGCGTGGTCGCTGGACAATCTTTTGTGCAAATCCCGTTCCCAATAA
- a CDS encoding LysR family transcriptional regulator: MDTLLSLRVFCEVVRQRSFTRAADKLGISTAMASKHVSHLERHVRAKLLQRSSRSLNLTEAGEDYYRRAGEALDTLDTAAERAAGSAETPQGRLKITMPMWFANAMFCGWLAEYRRRYPQVTFDLILDNRKADLIAEGIDLALRVSSDGLPPGLIVRPLAEIPFYLAAAPEHLAEYGTPATPQEAAAHPFVLPAYTDVDSLTVSRGRERHTLRPEAAVRSDNTQMTRQMVLAGCGLGYLPEWTARRDLENGRLIRLLPDWHIFSATLYAAYPDRTFLSAKVRSFIDFLCEKTDQAV, encoded by the coding sequence ATGGACACCCTTTTGAGCCTGCGCGTTTTCTGCGAAGTCGTCCGCCAACGCAGCTTCACCCGCGCCGCCGACAAACTCGGCATCTCCACCGCCATGGCCAGCAAACACGTTTCCCATCTCGAGCGCCACGTCCGCGCCAAGCTCCTGCAACGCAGCAGCCGCAGCCTGAACCTCACCGAAGCGGGCGAAGACTACTACCGCCGCGCAGGAGAAGCCCTCGACACGCTCGACACCGCCGCCGAACGCGCCGCCGGCAGCGCCGAAACCCCGCAGGGGCGGCTCAAAATCACCATGCCCATGTGGTTTGCCAACGCCATGTTCTGCGGCTGGCTCGCCGAATACCGCCGCCGCTACCCGCAGGTTACCTTCGATCTGATACTCGACAACCGCAAGGCCGACCTCATCGCCGAAGGCATAGACCTTGCCCTGCGCGTCAGTTCAGACGGCCTGCCGCCCGGCCTGATTGTCCGCCCGCTGGCCGAAATCCCCTTCTACCTCGCCGCCGCACCCGAACACCTCGCCGAATACGGCACCCCCGCCACGCCGCAGGAAGCCGCCGCCCATCCCTTCGTGCTGCCCGCCTACACCGACGTCGACAGCCTCACCGTCAGCCGCGGCCGCGAACGCCATACCCTGCGCCCCGAAGCCGCCGTGCGCAGCGACAACACCCAAATGACGCGGCAAATGGTTCTTGCCGGCTGCGGCCTGGGCTATCTGCCCGAATGGACGGCGCGCCGCGACCTCGAAAACGGCCGCCTGATCCGCCTGCTGCCCGACTGGCACATCTTCTCCGCCACCCTTTACGCCGCCTACCCCGACCGCACCTTCCTCAGTGCCAAAGTCCGCAGCTTTATCGATTTTCTGTGCGAAAAAACCGATCAGGCCGTCTGA